CGCGCCCCTAGTTAGAGTCCTGGAGACAACGAACGGAGCGACCGCAGTACTTATCGTAGTAGTACATGCTGGCAGTCTCGTAGCCGTAGTACAAGCGCATGTAATAGGCGTAGTAGCTACTGTCCTCGCTAGCAGACCAGAAGAGGGCGTAGTCGCCGGCACCGATGAAATAGCCATCGTCGTACCTGTAGCCCGCAGGGAGCGCGGAGAAGCCGTAGGCATCCGATCCGTTGCCATTGCTGTGCCAGCCAGTGGTGGACTTGAGAACCTTACCAGCAGTACTGGAACCACCAACGGCATTTCTTAGTGTATCAAATTCAGCCTCACTGGGCAAATGCCATCCTTCAGGGCATACACCTCGAACAGTTCCGCTAATAATACAAGTTTCTTTGTAGCCACAGGCCTTGCCTGCGGTAGAGAATACCGCCGCAGAATCTATTGCCGCAGACCAGGTATATAAGCGACCATACTTGGCACATGAATCCGCACTGTTATTATAGCAATAGCTACTGGCTGAACCCTCATTGTATTCATACCTCAAGTTCTCCGCCATCCAAGTTTGGGCTCCAATGGTAGTCATCATATATACTCTTCCATCTCTGGCATCAACAAAGGTTTCATGGGTAGAAAGAGTTCGAATAGAGTCCAAAGCATTCGCCACTCTAAACGAGTCTGCATCACACACATAACTCTTAACTGCGGTTGAATTTCCATACAACATCGCACTAATTTTTCCATCCTTGGTACAATTACCAAGTACCCATGCTTTGTCAACATTCCATGAACCATTAGAACAAGTGTATGTATGGATAGCATTTTTGAATTCAACTGAATTTCCGTCCAAATAGCTAACGCACGCCGTCCCCAAAGCACTATCCAAAGGAGTTGCTCTTACAAATTCATTGTTTGTGAATTTATAGAGTTTGCCATCGCTGAACTTTACGATTGATCCATCTTTATAGATCCAAGTTCCATTTTCACAAGTGAGAGAAATGTCTTTCAATTTCGATTCAACGCCATCCAAATAGCTAACACACCCCTTTTCTACAAAGGTTTCGAATTCGCTAGCCTCTCTAAACTTGTCTGCATCACACACATAGTATTTTTCATCGCTGAACTTGTTCAGTTTGCCATCGGTTGTGCATTCCGTGTAATACTTATCCACTTCGATATCAGTTGCTTCACGCCAGAGTAAATCACGAGAATTACGAGGATCAGTTGCACAGATGTAATACTTGTCCTTGTCAATATTTCCCGGGATAATCAAGCCTTCTACGTCGCAAACTTGGTTGCGAGTATTACGTTCAAACTCGTCGATATCACGCCAATAATAAACCTTTTCCGCATAATAATCCCCTCGCCGCTTAAATCCACTACTCCCAAATTGAGTGCTGTACCACAGGGTATCGCACAAGAAGTAATTTCCATTATGAACACTGGCTGCATTCTGGTTTTTCTTGATTGTACCAAAGCGGTCTTCGGTGCACTTGCCAACACCATATTCGCTGGCCCAGAAGTCATTAACATACTTTTCAAACATAGGTACGACTCTAGAAAGTTTCCAACCTTCCACATTCTTACGGTAGTTAGCAAACATCTTTGCGCTGTCGGCGGCAAAGGCAAAGTCTGCGATCACAGTGCGGGCAGACTTACCGGTCCAAGCACCGTCTTCCTTGATGTCTTCACGGAAATCCTTCATCATGGCCTTTACATCAAATTCGGTATTGGTAATTGCACCCTGAATCATGATGCTCACGGCAAGCAAGGCTCCATTGGCAGCGCCATCTTTCGTAATATCCAACTGTTCTGCAGAAAGCTTGTTCCCTGAGGCATCTACGGCAACATCGGCATCAATGTGGAACGCAGCAAGCACTTCGGTCAGGGCCCTTTTTTTTTGCACCGGCAATATTGTAGCCTTCGTTTTGCACCAAATATTTTACGCGTTCGTATTCAAGGTTCGTGAGCATGTTGATGTTTGCGCCTTTCTGCACATCTACGATGGCTCCAATGGTCATTTGCAAGTTGCTCTTGTTGCCTGTAAGTTCGCTACGGTAATAGCCGCTGGCCTCAATCATGGCAAACTGGCTGGGCATTTCCAAATCGCAAAAGGTATAGGTTCCAATGCTGTTGTTGAACGACTCGTTCAATGTATCGCCAACAGGGAGCAAGTTCTTGCCATCCAGCGGGATAATGCGGTAAGTGGAACCCTGCAGGTACGGGCCCTTCTGTGCCACACCTTCAATGGAACCGCCAGTAATTTTCACCGGGTCACGGTTCGTAAAGTCTTCTGCGTCGGCTTCATAGCTGGAGCTGCTCCAGATTGCCGTATCCAGGTAGCAATAGAGCGGAGCGTTCGGGTCTTCGGTTTTTAAGCAAATCACCTGAGTTTCTGTATCTTCGGGTGGATTTTCCACCGGATTCCAGAATCCTTCGTAGCACTTGTAGGTGGAGCCCTCGTAACCCATGTACTTTCCGTCAAAATCGGCGGCGCACTTGCGCAAGGTCACAGAACCACCACCAGAACTGCTGGACTCGCTGTTCTCTTTTTCGCCACTGCTAGACGACCCAGTTTTTTGACTTGAGCTAGACTTCACTACATCCACAGCCTCATCGTCGCGTACCCAGTCGCCGCCTTTACAAACATAGCCTTCGCCACTTTCTATAACAAAACCTGTAGCCCCCTCCTTCTTGGAGGTGCAGTTGGGCAAATCTTCATAATCGTCAACCTCGTAGTCAGCATCACTTACCGGGCCGGATGACTCGTTATTGCTCGCCTTGGTAGAATTGTCGTCACCACAAGCAACGAACAAAATGGAAACAGCAGCTGCCATTCCTATTTTCCTAAAAATTCCCATAGTTCACCTCTGAAAGGTTTTAATTTGCTTACCTTTTGCGGAATGTAAAAAAAAAAAACAGACGTCAATAAATTGAGACAAAGCTCCTATTTTTCGTTAATTTCCCTAAAATTTTTATGTATATTGCCTAGAAAACACCCCTCGAGTCCCACTTTTGGACCTCTTACCAGGTTCCTCGGGCCTCGAACCTAAATACAGGAGATATTCCATGGCTTTTAATCAGCTGGACAAGCCCCAGGCAGGCGAAACCATCGCCATTATGACCACCAACCACGGCGTGATGAAGTTGCGTCTTTTCGAAGAACGCGTCGGCGAATGCGCAACCAACTTCATTGAACTGGCCAAGCAGGGCAAGTACGATGGCGCCCCCTTCCACCGCATCATTTCTGGTTTCATGATCCAGGGCGGCGACTTCACCAACCGTAACGGTACCGGTGGCCACGCTGCAGGCGGTCCGGGCACCACCATCGGCGACAAGTACGACCCGTGCCTCACCCACATGCGCGGCGCACTCAGCTGGGCAAAGACCATGATGCCCCACTCCATCGGTTCCCAGTTCTTCATCGTCCACGGCGAAGACGTTCACTTCCTGGACCATCCGGCAAACGGTGGCCCTGCTGAAGGTTACTCCGTGTTCGGCCAGCTCTACGAAGGCTTCGAAGTTCTGGACGAAATCGCCGGCGTTAAGACCGACCGTCGCGACGCACCTTACGAAGACGTGATCATCGAATCCGTAAAAATTGAAAAAGCATAAGAGCTTTGAGCCTTGAGCTTTGAGGAAACGCAGGAGAAATCCTGCGTTTTTTCACTTTTCTAAAAAAAATGCACCACGCCCCTTGACAACATCCAAATAAATTTCAATATTTGGCGTACCCTAATGGGGTTATAGCTCAGTTGGTAGAGCGCCTGCATGGCATGCAGGAGGTCAGGAGTTCGACTCTCCTTAGCTCCACTGAAAAAAGAGGTTTGCTTTCTTATTAAGCGAACCTCTTTTTTATTCCCTCAATCATCCAGCCTATTTCGTAAATACAAGCTTATTATTCGGGACGATTCGTCTCATTCCTAAAAACTTGGTTCCTTTCGTTTTTTATATTTTGTTCGAAGAGAAGGAATTGGGAAAATGAGTATTTTGTTCAACAAGCTCAAATTCATTGCCACTTTTGGCATCGCTGTCGCAGCAACCTCCTTTGCCGAGGAATGCGACGAGAAGACTATGGACGCATTCGCCTACGAAGACTGCATCGCAGCTCAGAATGGCGCCGAGGTGGACAACACCGACTTTAGCAAGCGTCCCGCAGCAAATGCGGAGGTTAAGCCCGCTGTTGAAAAGTACAGCCCCTTCGGCAAGACCGCCTACCTCACCTCCTCCTTTGGCGAGAACCGCGGCACACGCTACCACATGGGCATTGACTATTCCACCGACATGGTAGAAGGCTGGGCAGTCCTCACTCCGGAAGACGGTTACGTGAAGGAAGTGAAGGTCTCCCCCTACGGATACGGCAAAGTCATGTATTACAAGGGCAACAGCGGCAAGACTTGGGTGTTCGCACACCAGAGCAGCTTCGGGCCCCACTTGGATTCCCTCCTAATCAAGAAGATGATCGCCTCCAAGAAGAACGATGTGTCCATCACGCCCAACACCGTTCATAAGAAAGGCGACACCCTGACCTTCGCAGGCAGCACCGGTATCGGCAATCCTCATCTCCACCTGGAAATGAAGATGAACGACAACAAGGTACTCTCTCCCTGCGGTCACGACGTCCTTTGCGGCGACTCCATCGCCCCTCAGGTATTTGCAGCAGCAGCCCTCTACAAGAATGATGTGGCATTCACCTCCAAAGAAGCTCTGGACCAGGGTTGCGTAGAAACTCCGATTCCCAACACATTCTCTAACGACGTGCCCGTGCAGGTCGCCTTCAAGATTGTTGACTACAGCCGTCTGCCCAAGGAAAACCCCATGGCAGTCCGCCGTGTTGACCTGTACCGCTACGACGAAAAGGTTTTCAGCAAGGTTCTGGACACCATTACCTTCCCCAATTCCGTTAAGATTCGTGACGAACTGCTATGGGCAGAAGAAGCAGACACCCTGGGCGACTGGCATTTTATCAAGATTGGGCTTCCGCCCCAGTCCTCCTACCGTCTGGAAGTGGAAGACTTCGTGGGGAACGTGACCACCAAGAAGTTCAACCTGAAGTCCAACTGCAAGAACAACGAGCCCTTCAAGAAGACTCACTATCAGGAAACTCCGCTGTTCACCTACTTGTCCAGAGCCATGATTGACTTCAGCAAGTGCAGCGAAGGTTACGATTTCGAAGTTTACGACAAGGAAGACAACCTCCTGTCTAGCAACCTCTGCAAGATGTATCCCAAGAAGTTCGCAACAGTCGCAAAGATTGGCGAAACCTTCCCCACCATCGCCTACATCAAGTACGGCAAGGGATCCCAGGCAGAAAAGATCTACGTTCACTACCAGGAAAACAAAACTTCTAACATCAACTGGAAGGCCCAAGTCGACGGCATGGAAATTCTCCAGAGAATCTCCGGAGCAACGAACATTAGCAATAACGGCAACATTGCCCTGGCCTTCGTGAAGCACCATACCGACAGCCTGGATTACTTTGAATTCCACCCCAAGGGAATGCAGTTCTTCGGCAAGTGGGACATTTGCATCGATGACAATACCGCCAAGGGCCCCCTGTACTGGCTTGGGGAAACCAGCCGTAACTGGTTTATCTTCAGCAAGCAGACCAAGGGCAAGAATCGTTGTGCAAGCGCTAACGAAATCCGCGATATTGCAGCCATTGATAATCCCAACGCCCCCACCCTGGGATTTGCCTACTGGGGCACCACCATCTTTGGCGGACTTCACGCACCGGCTCTCAAGATACCCGTCATGTACAAGTATGCGGGCATTGAAAACGGAAACGCAATTACCGTGAAGTACAAGAACAAGTGGATTCCGGTGGAATACGATTCCGAACCTAGGGAGCTGGTCATCCTTGGCGAACAGCTGCCCGAAGATAATGAAACCATTACCGTCCAGATCGTAGACGAAGCCGGCCACAGAGCCACCTACGACGTAACCATTCCCGAACTCTAAGAAACAAGTTTGAGATAGAAAAGAGCAACCCTAACGGGTTGCTCTTTTTTGACCCGCACAAAGCGGTCTAAGTGTGAGCAAAAAGGCTCTGGTATAAACCAGAGCCTTTTTAGCGAGAGTTTGCGCACAGCGTAGGTTTTATCCTAGATGCATTGCGCAAACGGTCTTCCCGTGAACAAAAGGCCCCGGCTTTTCGCCAGGGCCTTTTGTGAGAGTTTGCGCACATCGTAGGTTTTATCCTAGATGTACTGCGCAAACGGTCTAATTAAGCTTCTTCAGAAGCCTTTGCGCCACGCTTAGCGGTGATGTTGAAGATCACGACGCGCGGAGTGCAAGCCAGTTCCACACCTTCAGCCAGCTTGAGGTCCTTGGCGTAGAAAGTAGTGGGAGCAGGATAGCTGGAGATATCCATTTCGATCACGGTCGGAATGTTTGCCGGAGCAGCAGCCAACTGGATGTAGCGG
This Fibrobacter sp. UWEL DNA region includes the following protein-coding sequences:
- a CDS encoding fibrobacter succinogenes major paralogous domain-containing protein, translating into MQKKRALTEVLAAFHIDADVAVDASGNKLSAEQLDITKDGAANGALLAVSIMIQGAITNTEFDVKAMMKDFREDIKEDGAWTGKSARTVIADFAFAADSAKMFANYRKNVEGWKLSRVVPMFEKYVNDFWASEYGVGKCTEDRFGTIKKNQNAASVHNGNYFLCDTLWYSTQFGSSGFKRRGDYYAEKVYYWRDIDEFERNTRNQVCDVEGLIIPGNIDKDKYYICATDPRNSRDLLWREATDIEVDKYYTECTTDGKLNKFSDEKYYVCDADKFREASEFETFVEKGCVSYLDGVESKLKDISLTCENGTWIYKDGSIVKFSDGKLYKFTNNEFVRATPLDSALGTACVSYLDGNSVEFKNAIHTYTCSNGSWNVDKAWVLGNCTKDGKISAMLYGNSTAVKSYVCDADSFRVANALDSIRTLSTHETFVDARDGRVYMMTTIGAQTWMAENLRYEYNEGSASSYCYNNSADSCAKYGRLYTWSAAIDSAAVFSTAGKACGYKETCIISGTVRGVCPEGWHLPSEAEFDTLRNAVGGSSTAGKVLKSTTGWHSNGNGSDAYGFSALPAGYRYDDGYFIGAGDYALFWSASEDSSYYAYYMRLYYGYETASMYYYDKYCGRSVRCLQDSN
- a CDS encoding peptidylprolyl isomerase; amino-acid sequence: MAFNQLDKPQAGETIAIMTTNHGVMKLRLFEERVGECATNFIELAKQGKYDGAPFHRIISGFMIQGGDFTNRNGTGGHAAGGPGTTIGDKYDPCLTHMRGALSWAKTMMPHSIGSQFFIVHGEDVHFLDHPANGGPAEGYSVFGQLYEGFEVLDEIAGVKTDRRDAPYEDVIIESVKIEKA
- a CDS encoding M23 family metallopeptidase, with the translated sequence MSILFNKLKFIATFGIAVAATSFAEECDEKTMDAFAYEDCIAAQNGAEVDNTDFSKRPAANAEVKPAVEKYSPFGKTAYLTSSFGENRGTRYHMGIDYSTDMVEGWAVLTPEDGYVKEVKVSPYGYGKVMYYKGNSGKTWVFAHQSSFGPHLDSLLIKKMIASKKNDVSITPNTVHKKGDTLTFAGSTGIGNPHLHLEMKMNDNKVLSPCGHDVLCGDSIAPQVFAAAALYKNDVAFTSKEALDQGCVETPIPNTFSNDVPVQVAFKIVDYSRLPKENPMAVRRVDLYRYDEKVFSKVLDTITFPNSVKIRDELLWAEEADTLGDWHFIKIGLPPQSSYRLEVEDFVGNVTTKKFNLKSNCKNNEPFKKTHYQETPLFTYLSRAMIDFSKCSEGYDFEVYDKEDNLLSSNLCKMYPKKFATVAKIGETFPTIAYIKYGKGSQAEKIYVHYQENKTSNINWKAQVDGMEILQRISGATNISNNGNIALAFVKHHTDSLDYFEFHPKGMQFFGKWDICIDDNTAKGPLYWLGETSRNWFIFSKQTKGKNRCASANEIRDIAAIDNPNAPTLGFAYWGTTIFGGLHAPALKIPVMYKYAGIENGNAITVKYKNKWIPVEYDSEPRELVILGEQLPEDNETITVQIVDEAGHRATYDVTIPEL